From a region of the Fusobacterium sp. DD2 genome:
- the asrC gene encoding sulfite reductase subunit C, with protein MNHDIDIGALKTNCFRQSKVPGEFMLQMRVPGGLIDAKYLKVIEEIAEKWGNGTFHLGVRQTLNAPGIKYENIEKVNAYLQDYIREIEIEMCNADMESNSAGYPTIGARNIMACIGNSHCIKANINTWGLARKLEKEIFPSHYHIKMAISGCPNDCGKAHFNDFGIIGVTKPIYIKERCIGCGRCVKVCKQAATRVLSLVNHRVVKDTCCCVGCGECVEACLASAWVRPEKKFYRVILGGRTGKQYPRMGKMFLNWVTEDVIVAVVKNWQTFCANVLHHKPFYIHGGHLIDRAGYQKFKEIILDGVELNPEAQVAQRILWTETEYRANINVKPLCDHPSPGEDYVCKKKDE; from the coding sequence ATGAATCACGATATAGATATTGGTGCGTTGAAGACTAATTGTTTTAGGCAATCTAAAGTTCCTGGAGAATTTATGCTTCAGATGCGTGTTCCTGGTGGATTGATAGATGCTAAATATTTAAAAGTAATAGAAGAAATTGCTGAAAAATGGGGTAATGGAACATTTCACTTAGGTGTTAGACAGACACTTAATGCTCCAGGGATTAAATATGAAAATATAGAAAAGGTAAATGCATATTTACAGGACTATATAAGAGAGATAGAGATAGAGATGTGTAATGCAGATATGGAATCAAACAGTGCAGGATATCCTACTATTGGTGCAAGAAATATAATGGCATGTATTGGTAATTCTCACTGTATAAAAGCAAATATAAATACCTGGGGACTTGCAAGAAAACTTGAAAAAGAGATATTTCCTAGCCATTACCACATCAAAATGGCTATTTCAGGTTGTCCAAATGACTGTGGAAAAGCACATTTCAATGACTTTGGAATAATAGGTGTAACTAAACCTATCTATATAAAAGAGAGATGTATTGGTTGTGGAAGATGTGTTAAAGTATGTAAACAGGCTGCTACAAGAGTATTAAGTCTTGTAAATCATAGAGTTGTTAAAGACACCTGCTGTTGTGTTGGATGTGGAGAGTGTGTAGAAGCATGTCTAGCATCTGCATGGGTAAGACCAGAAAAGAAATTCTATAGAGTTATTTTAGGTGGAAGAACAGGAAAACAATATCCAAGAATGGGAAAAATGTTTTTAAACTGGGTAACTGAAGATGTAATAGTAGCTGTAGTAAAAAATTGGCAAACTTTCTGTGCTAATGTTCTTCATCACAAACCATTTTATATCCATGGTGGTCATCTAATTGATAGAGCTGGATATCAAAAGTTTAAAGAGATAATCTTAGATGGTGTAGAATTAAATCCAGAAGCACAAGTAGCACAAAGAATTCTTTGGACAGAAACAGAATATAGAGCGAATATAAATGTAAAACCTCTATGTGACCATCCAAGTCCTGGAGAAGATTATGTTTGTAAGAAAAAAGATGAATAA